The Snodgrassella alvi wkB2 genome window below encodes:
- the tsaA gene encoding tRNA (N6-threonylcarbamoyladenosine(37)-N6)-methyltransferase TrmO — protein sequence MPASSENSGPHWTIRPIGYINSPYKQKFGVARQPGLVPAAQAYIDLSTEFTAECVRGLSDYEYIWVQFIFHATIKDGWQPLIRPPKLGGKEKKGVFATRSPHRPNHLGLSLVKLERIECNKQIRLYVSGVDFLDQTPVIDIKPYIPFVEAKPYAHSSFAHERELLTVHWSQHALNQMQFFSLDFEYFQLVNQSLAQDPRPVHQHHTDKVFVMHLGNFDVLFQFRDKTVEVTGLREHVGI from the coding sequence ATGCCCGCATCTTCTGAAAATTCCGGTCCGCACTGGACAATTCGCCCGATTGGTTACATTAATTCTCCCTATAAACAAAAATTCGGAGTTGCCCGGCAGCCAGGACTGGTACCGGCAGCTCAGGCATATATCGATTTATCCACAGAATTTACTGCTGAATGTGTACGCGGTTTAAGTGATTATGAATATATCTGGGTTCAGTTTATTTTTCATGCCACCATTAAAGACGGCTGGCAACCTCTGATCAGACCGCCAAAATTAGGAGGTAAAGAAAAAAAAGGGGTTTTTGCAACTCGCAGTCCGCACCGACCTAATCATTTAGGTTTATCACTGGTAAAACTAGAGCGAATTGAATGTAATAAACAGATTCGATTGTATGTAAGCGGTGTGGATTTTCTCGATCAGACACCGGTAATTGATATCAAACCCTATATTCCGTTTGTTGAGGCTAAACCTTATGCACATAGCAGTTTTGCACATGAACGCGAATTACTGACAGTTCACTGGTCACAGCATGCATTAAATCAAATGCAATTTTTTTCATTAGATTTTGAATATTTTCAATTAGTTAATCAAAGTCTAGCCCAGGATCCGCGACCGGTGCATCAGCACCATACAGACAAAGTTTTTGTTATGCATCTGGGTAATTTTGATGTTTTATTTCAATTCAGAGATAAAACTGTTGAAGTAACCGGATTACGTGAACATGTCGGAATTTAA
- a CDS encoding electron transfer flavoprotein subunit beta/FixA family protein produces MKILVAVKRVVDYNVKVRVKPDESDVDIGNVKMSMNPFDEIAVEEAVRLKEAGKATEVVVVSLGVKQCEETLRTALAMGADRAIHVETDEKLEPLAVAKLLKAVAETEQPQLLLLGKQAIDDDANQTAQMLAALMQFAQGTFASKIELKADEVLVTREIDGGQEQLALKLPAVISTDLRLNEPRYIKLPNIMQAKKKPLEKKTVAELGVDISPRLVQLKVTEPAERAAGIRVGNVAELVDRLHHEAKVI; encoded by the coding sequence ATGAAAATATTGGTAGCGGTAAAGCGTGTTGTCGATTACAACGTGAAAGTACGTGTTAAACCTGATGAATCAGATGTGGATATTGGCAATGTGAAAATGTCGATGAATCCGTTTGATGAAATAGCTGTGGAAGAAGCTGTACGTTTAAAGGAGGCCGGTAAAGCCACTGAGGTGGTGGTGGTATCTTTAGGTGTAAAACAGTGTGAAGAAACCTTGCGTACAGCTCTGGCAATGGGTGCTGATCGTGCCATTCATGTTGAAACAGATGAAAAGCTCGAGCCGCTGGCCGTGGCTAAGTTATTAAAAGCCGTGGCCGAAACCGAGCAGCCGCAGTTATTGTTGCTGGGTAAGCAGGCAATTGATGATGATGCCAATCAGACGGCACAAATGCTTGCCGCTTTAATGCAGTTTGCTCAGGGTACTTTTGCCAGCAAAATAGAGCTTAAAGCAGATGAAGTGCTGGTTACCCGTGAAATTGACGGCGGACAGGAACAGCTGGCGCTGAAATTACCTGCTGTAATCAGTACTGATTTGCGGCTGAATGAACCTCGCTATATCAAGCTGCCGAATATTATGCAGGCAAAAAAGAAACCGCTTGAGAAAAAAACAGTAGCTGAGCTGGGTGTGGATATCAGCCCGCGGTTAGTACAGTTAAAGGTAACTGAACCGGCTGAGCGGGCTGCCGGCATCCGGGTTGGAAATGTGGCCGAGCTGGTAGACAGATTGCATCACGAAGCAAAAGTCATTTAA
- a CDS encoding electron transfer flavoprotein subunit alpha/FixB family protein produces MSVLIIAEYQQSCLDEATLHAVSAAQQLGEIDILIAGHNVAGIAAQAQQISGVRKVLLADAPDYVQVLAEAVAPLVVQLADSYDYIIAAATCFGKNLLPRVAALLDCAPVSDVVAIIDSQTFVHPIYAGNALQTVRSEQSKQLLTIRTTAFALAESAGGQAAIESVAAVPVPELSRFIERKLTKSDHPELTTAKVVVSGGRGLGSAENFAALLNPLADTLNAAIGASRAAVDAGYAPNDYQVGQTGKVVAPELYIAIGISGAIQHLAGMKDSKVIVAINKDADAPIFNVADYALVADLNTAVPELLEQLKALGH; encoded by the coding sequence ATGTCTGTATTGATTATTGCTGAGTATCAGCAATCCTGTCTGGATGAGGCTACTTTGCATGCTGTATCTGCGGCACAGCAACTGGGGGAAATTGATATTCTGATAGCCGGGCACAATGTAGCCGGTATCGCTGCCCAGGCACAGCAAATTAGCGGGGTACGAAAAGTATTACTGGCTGATGCTCCTGACTATGTTCAGGTATTGGCGGAAGCAGTAGCTCCACTGGTAGTGCAACTTGCTGATTCATATGATTATATTATTGCAGCAGCTACTTGTTTCGGTAAAAATTTGTTACCGCGTGTTGCGGCTTTACTTGATTGTGCTCCTGTTTCTGATGTTGTTGCCATTATCGACAGTCAGACATTTGTTCACCCGATTTATGCCGGAAATGCTTTGCAAACAGTGCGTAGTGAACAATCGAAACAGTTGCTGACAATCCGGACTACCGCATTTGCTCTGGCAGAATCTGCTGGCGGGCAAGCGGCAATTGAATCTGTTGCCGCTGTTCCTGTGCCTGAATTAAGCCGTTTTATTGAACGTAAACTGACCAAATCAGATCATCCTGAGCTGACTACTGCTAAAGTGGTAGTCAGTGGCGGACGTGGTTTGGGCAGTGCTGAAAATTTTGCTGCACTTCTCAACCCGCTTGCCGATACCCTGAATGCAGCTATCGGTGCTTCACGCGCGGCTGTGGATGCCGGTTATGCTCCGAACGATTATCAGGTAGGGCAGACAGGGAAGGTAGTCGCACCGGAGTTATATATTGCTATTGGTATTTCAGGAGCCATTCAGCATCTGGCCGGAATGAAAGACAGTAAAGTTATTGTGGCTATTAATAAAGATGCTGATGCTCCGATTTTTAACGTAGCTGATTATGCGCTGGTTGCTGATTTAAATACTGCTGTTCCAGAACTGCTTGAACAGTTGAAGGCTCTCGGACATTAA
- a CDS encoding threonine aldolase family protein has translation MNRLHDNQSYAFASDNYSGVHPKIIEALAIANGGHQPAYGADVYTLTLQQKIKQLFGEQAEAFPVFNGTGANVTALQALLPRWGAVICAESAHIQCDEGVAPEHLAGVKLLTVATDDGKLTPQLVARQAWGFGMEHRAQPAVVYISQTTELGTCYSVAEIRDLAEYCHKHNMQLYLDGARLANALVAENTDARTMITDTGVDMLNLGGTKNGMLQGECIISMRADTHAAMPYLRKINAQLGAKMRFISAQFLAWLEDDLWLDLAAGSNLMAKRLAASLTAIEQVSVTQKVQANAIFAILPANARARLHQQFHFYDWDESKGEVRWMTSFDTTTEQVDAFAAAIRQAVAEK, from the coding sequence ATGAACCGATTACATGATAATCAGAGTTATGCTTTTGCATCAGATAATTATTCAGGTGTTCACCCGAAAATCATCGAGGCACTGGCAATTGCTAATGGCGGACATCAGCCTGCTTATGGTGCTGATGTGTATACGCTTACTCTACAACAGAAAATCAAACAGTTATTTGGTGAGCAGGCTGAAGCTTTTCCGGTATTTAACGGAACCGGAGCCAATGTTACCGCTTTACAGGCATTGTTGCCGCGCTGGGGTGCGGTGATTTGTGCGGAGAGCGCACATATTCAGTGTGATGAAGGAGTGGCGCCTGAACATCTGGCCGGAGTAAAGCTCCTGACGGTTGCTACTGATGATGGTAAATTAACCCCACAGCTGGTAGCCCGGCAAGCCTGGGGTTTTGGAATGGAACATCGTGCTCAGCCGGCAGTTGTGTATATCAGCCAGACTACTGAGCTGGGCACTTGTTATAGTGTGGCTGAAATCCGTGATCTGGCCGAATATTGTCATAAACATAATATGCAGCTTTATCTGGATGGAGCACGGCTGGCGAATGCACTGGTAGCGGAAAATACTGATGCCAGAACCATGATTACCGATACGGGTGTGGATATGCTTAATCTGGGCGGTACTAAAAATGGTATGTTGCAGGGCGAATGTATCATCAGTATGCGCGCAGATACTCATGCTGCTATGCCGTATCTGCGTAAAATTAATGCTCAGCTTGGCGCAAAAATGCGTTTTATTTCAGCACAATTTCTGGCATGGCTGGAAGACGATCTGTGGCTGGATCTGGCCGCCGGCAGTAATCTGATGGCAAAGCGGCTGGCTGCATCACTGACCGCAATTGAGCAGGTATCGGTTACTCAAAAAGTTCAGGCAAATGCTATATTTGCAATATTACCTGCTAATGCTCGTGCCCGTTTGCATCAGCAGTTTCATTTTTATGACTGGGATGAAAGCAAAGGAGAGGTACGCTGGATGACCAGTTTTGATACCACAACTGAGCAAGTTGATGCATTTGCGGCCGCTATCAGGCAGGCTGTTGCAGAAAAATGA
- a CDS encoding IMPACT family protein, translating into MSTIYQYTTLAAPAQAEFKDKGSRFLAFAYPVQDESEIRQYVQTLREQHHKARHCCFAWRLGVDGNRYRANDDGEPAGSAGRPILGQIDSANITDVVVIVVRYFGGTLLGVPGLIHAYKSATAAAIETADKICLDVCRQLWLYCDYAHLSEAMRWCRQQQAQIIQQDLQQQCCLTVRLPLAQLESGLSSLRKLRMIDVKLDN; encoded by the coding sequence ATGAGTACAATTTATCAATACACAACGCTGGCAGCACCGGCGCAGGCTGAATTTAAAGATAAGGGCAGCCGTTTTCTGGCCTTTGCCTATCCGGTGCAGGATGAATCAGAAATTCGCCAGTATGTGCAAACTTTGCGGGAACAGCATCACAAGGCACGTCATTGCTGTTTTGCATGGCGTCTGGGCGTAGATGGTAACCGTTATCGTGCCAATGATGATGGAGAACCTGCCGGGAGTGCCGGCAGGCCGATTCTCGGACAGATTGATTCTGCAAATATCACTGACGTTGTAGTGATAGTGGTACGTTATTTTGGTGGTACTTTGTTGGGAGTGCCCGGGCTGATCCATGCTTATAAATCTGCTACTGCGGCAGCGATAGAAACTGCTGATAAAATTTGTCTGGATGTATGCCGGCAATTATGGCTTTATTGTGATTATGCTCATTTGAGTGAAGCAATGCGCTGGTGCCGGCAGCAGCAGGCACAGATAATACAGCAGGATCTGCAGCAGCAGTGTTGTCTGACTGTCCGCCTGCCGCTTGCTCAGTTGGAAAGCGGGCTGTCATCTTTACGCAAGCTACGGATGATTGATGTTAAACTGGATAACTGA
- the purD gene encoding phosphoribosylamine--glycine ligase has protein sequence MKLLVIGSGGREHALAWRLAQSPKVNTVYVAPGNTGTATEPKLLNLAVSDHQQLIAFCREQQIAFTVVGPEAPLAAGIVDDFTAAGLAVFGPSQYCAQLESSKDFAKAFMSRTGIPTAAYQTFTDAEAAHQYISQKGAPIVIKADGLAAGKGVIVAMTLAEAHQAVDDMLRDNTMGAAGSRVVIEDFLQGEEASFIVMVDGEHVLPMATSQDHKRLLDFDKGPNTGGMGAYSPAPVVTEAVHQRVMDEIILPVVKGMQADGHPYRGFLYAGLMIDDSGAPYTIEFNCRFGDPETQPIMCRLQSDLVELIEAALDSRLDTVTAEWRDQAAVGVVLAAAGYPQDPRKGDVISGITEANQTGKVFHAGTAFNSRHELVTHGGRVLCVVGLGADIKTAQTKAYTALESIKFAGMQYRHDIGAKALKAVDN, from the coding sequence ATGAAATTACTGGTTATCGGCAGCGGTGGAAGGGAACACGCTTTGGCCTGGCGTTTAGCACAGTCTCCCAAAGTAAATACGGTTTATGTTGCTCCGGGTAATACCGGTACTGCAACAGAACCAAAGCTGCTCAACCTTGCTGTATCTGATCATCAGCAGTTGATTGCCTTCTGTCGTGAACAGCAAATAGCATTTACAGTAGTCGGACCGGAAGCACCACTGGCAGCCGGTATTGTGGATGATTTTACTGCCGCTGGTCTGGCTGTTTTTGGTCCGAGTCAATATTGTGCTCAGCTGGAAAGCTCTAAAGATTTTGCTAAGGCGTTTATGTCCAGAACGGGTATCCCCACAGCTGCCTATCAGACTTTTACTGATGCTGAAGCTGCTCATCAGTATATTAGTCAGAAAGGCGCACCAATTGTTATCAAGGCTGATGGTCTGGCAGCCGGTAAGGGAGTGATTGTTGCCATGACACTGGCCGAAGCTCATCAGGCTGTAGATGATATGTTGCGGGATAATACTATGGGTGCTGCCGGTAGCCGGGTGGTAATCGAAGATTTTTTACAGGGAGAAGAAGCCAGCTTTATTGTTATGGTGGATGGTGAGCATGTTTTACCCATGGCTACCAGTCAGGATCACAAACGCCTGCTTGATTTCGATAAAGGCCCGAATACCGGCGGAATGGGTGCTTATTCTCCTGCACCGGTAGTGACTGAAGCTGTACATCAGCGGGTAATGGATGAAATTATTCTTCCTGTAGTAAAGGGAATGCAGGCTGACGGCCATCCTTATCGCGGCTTTCTGTATGCCGGTTTGATGATAGATGATAGCGGAGCACCGTATACTATAGAATTTAACTGCCGGTTTGGTGATCCGGAAACTCAGCCGATTATGTGCCGGTTACAAAGTGATCTGGTGGAGCTGATAGAAGCTGCTCTGGACAGCCGGCTTGATACGGTGACCGCTGAATGGCGAGATCAGGCTGCTGTTGGTGTGGTACTGGCGGCGGCTGGTTATCCACAGGATCCGCGTAAGGGAGATGTAATTTCCGGGATTACCGAGGCTAATCAAACCGGAAAAGTTTTCCATGCCGGTACAGCGTTTAATTCCCGGCATGAACTGGTTACTCATGGCGGACGGGTATTATGTGTAGTCGGATTAGGTGCAGATATCAAAACTGCACAAACCAAAGCTTATACTGCTCTGGAATCGATAAAATTTGCCGGTATGCAATACCGGCATGATATTGGTGCAAAAGCATTAAAAGCTGTGGATAACTAA